The Anomaloglossus baeobatrachus isolate aAnoBae1 chromosome 10, aAnoBae1.hap1, whole genome shotgun sequence genome has a segment encoding these proteins:
- the LOC142254345 gene encoding protein kinase C delta type-like has translation MSVRAEKKRKNTSNREETTSSSNRDGLLFRYSDVPRITRVDTKRECNSPNLQPLRRGRDKSRTRESRTRDEAPYRKRRCVDAGEGQALNSPPEMQVGPRVFKRKREHLEGKRSSTEGEGTSRPGMTAAKRTKPDTDFYQLEGESSPRSAATSSSVPDPPSVESFIYHKVLGKGRFGKVLLASEKVTGHRLAVKITKKRQLIKEGRTRVANLEKHALQIAQRSPFLCSSYATFQSPDHLFYVMDYMAGGDLHHLIKNKAPFDVETTRIYTAELASGLQALHSRGIIHRDLKPLNIFIDSDRHARIGDFGLSKIKFHKHQKVSGCAGSPRYMAPELRKQTFH, from the exons ATGAGTGTTAGAGCGGAAAAAAAGCGGAAAAATACCTCCAACAGAGAAGAGACCACCAGTTCTAGCAACAGGGATGGTCTCTTATTTAGATATAGTGATGTCCCTCGTATCACCAGAGTGGACACTAAGAGGGAGTGTAACTCCCCCAACTTACAGCCTCTCCGAAGAGGAAGAGACAAGTCTAGGACTCGGGAATCGAGGACCAGAGATGAGGCTCCTTATAGAAAAAGGAGATGTGTTGATGCTGGAGAGGGTCAAGCCCTAAACAGCCCCCCAGAAATGCAGGTGGGCCCCAGAGTCTTCAAAAGGAAGAGAGAACATCTGGAAGGGAAACGATCCTCCACTGAAGGTGAAGGAACGAGCCGACCCGGTATGACTGCGGCCAAAAGAACAAAACCAGACACCGACTTTTACCAACTAGAAG GAGAAAGCTCCCCCAGGTCTGCTGCCACGTCATCCTCTGTGCCAGACCCCCCGTCCGTGGAGAGCTTCATCTACCACAAGGTTCTTGGGAAGGGACGTTTTGGAAAG GTGTTGTTGGCCTCGGAGAAAGTCACCGGACATCGCTTGGCAGTTAAGATAACAAAGAAGAGGCAGCTAATAAAGGAAGGCCGGACAAGAGTAGCAAATCTGGAAAAACATGCGCTCCAGATTGCACAGCGCAGCCCCTTCCTCTGCTCCTCGTATGCCACGTTCCAGTCACCG GATCACCTCTTCTATGTGATGGACTACATGGCCGGAGGTGACCTCCATCACCTGATTAAGAATAAAGCCCCATTTGATGTAGAGACCACCAG GATCTACACAGCTGAGCTGGCGTCCGGCCTCCAGGCCCTGCATTCACGAGGCATTATACACCG GGATCTGAAGCCACTAAACATCTTCATAGACAGTGACAGACACGCCAGGATCGGGGACTTCGGCCTATCAAAGATCAAGTTCCATAAACACCAGAAGGTTTCTGGATGTGCAGGATCCCCAAGATACATGGCCCCTGAG TTACGAAAGCAGACGTTTCACTAA
- the LOC142255373 gene encoding protein kinase C delta type-like, producing the protein MVDWFSLGVIVYFMSTGKYPFYNGTDIDRLKRSILEDNPIYPEDLNTDVKDLINNLLCKSPKKRRLFVKQRLRTHPMFRTIDWMALKSGELSPPIQVEPTPDQDVIPVVTMLKARKSQRPQLTPEEQQHFMDFSSVSRRWRHLQPENLWRTTPSSTNSSVQGALIDIDLFSSTSSSSESSSSMICPDRQ; encoded by the exons ATGGTTGATTGGTTTTCACTCGGAGTCATCGTGTATTTCATGTCAACTGGAAAATATCCATTCTACAATGGAACAGACATAGACAGACTGAAAAGGTCTATTTTGGAGGATAATCCAATCTATCCAGAAGATCTGAACACCGACGTAAAGGACCTGATAAATAAC CTTCTCTGTAAATCTCCGAAAAAGCGACGATTGTTTGTGAAACAGCGACTGAGGACACATCCGATGTTCAGGACAATTGACTGGATGGCTTTAAAATCAGGAGAACTCTCTCCACCAATCCAAGTGGAGCCG ACACCAGACCAGGATGTCATTCCAGTGGTCACCATGCTGAAGGCGAGAAAATCACAAAGACCTCAATTAACACCTGAGGAACAACAGCATTTCATGGACTTCAGCAGCGTCAGTAGAAGGTGGAGACATCTACAGCCAGAGAACCTGTGGAGAACAACACCTAGCTCCACCAATTCATCCGTACAAGGAGCCCTGATAGACATT GATTTATTTTCATCCACCTCGTCATCCTCCGAGTCCTCATCATCGATGATCTGTCCGGATCGTCAGTGA